The Hippoglossus hippoglossus isolate fHipHip1 chromosome 21, fHipHip1.pri, whole genome shotgun sequence genome contains a region encoding:
- the rif1 gene encoding telomere-associated protein RIF1 isoform X1, protein MMATAGPPSSSSLLPLLESLEDSSAGQSEHTDAYLTIANRLSGEEARQFLPAIEKHFSRLGKTILNHITSPNAELSQAALQALGFCVYHSQVVSGVPEDFAAEILSALCSLVVKSTDKNTCTRALWVLSKQSFPPDVVSKKVPSILGTLESVWSREDIQSVVMEHEALNVIIRLLEQVTAPMGDGAVRWAKLVIPLVVHSASKVRLRAAAAMEMGMPLLLEKQTEVAAIIEPMMSTKLIPELQKLFMSKNETNVLKLWPLFVKLLGKMLHRGGPFINSLLHLEELGFRSSSPTIKKIAFIAWKSLIDNFSLNPDILCSAKRIKLLMQPLASIHVRTEALLLTKVEVWWYLVVQLGPNLAPNFDQVSVPLLQCTIGCDGSSVPATPSRSVTQNGAATPGTPKTTATPGFNSPANTPRMSLNSTVQVPSSFPSIQLLGLEMLLHYFLGPETVATAAKRKLTLSLEPLNHALVSGSSSFTKHAAVLISTLRDGFISVGKDAPDALLNVLWTNLVRFVNMTIESGGSKKDRQGSEVLTLMLQALQSIVTSENLPANKVLVLLEATVKGVPQRVLGSASYQVGKMDVLNGTPALYLILLLYNSSMLSAYIEDKRFFQCLQTLVGCGLSGHTSPLAFAEAVLGAIGGSARSLQSKEQLWRMWSVMVSPLTDTITQSNEVNQGDALEHNFSAMHSALLFPVTHLLRGSPLQQASQKSMLSTWSKLYKVFARCSSLVVTAEENVCCEELCAKMTASIDRDALTVPSTLNAVSSLLQVMVECVDFSPYSPQFQQKLKSPHTPVNWMRKRSKALGNLSTFQSLLVQCLEVYLQAPDASSEATGVSLVSILSALFTNLVLANVVQEALASLVQPLSLLYKHAASEPPAFTSLLLTKLEKLLGDVLGCVQSRSSLAFNDELLALLSPLLCVLFPLKNKQLRTSVTQFWNATFANSVSLTYPEEIRPILSQVKQKIPIILPGFEVVTVSGDLSGQYSSESSQLETKLSGIPVSSVGKRDTLLGKDKSSTKMSKPVSTKLDFGSPKPPRREVLEEEASIDFVFIPPETKERVLTEHQKEVKRTKRADIPAMYNNLDASLDTTVFTQYTQSQEDSSEKLQTEQTDKVTKEAPDEVPQEDDAEIPARESGDCSSPKETEKETEKHEEMIPEPADVSMEEDAKSDTAEDMDMQSKEGSSPNISSSSDLVSGTPQKPNSRRQSFITLEKYAEGKPASPSSTFTGRLGKSSSSQERSKTSKASPSQASQSPDSLDSQTPGKVDSQNPVNDATESPRRPKDSGIKSEPVRLTERLPSDTTEDEDVIPDTQTDAEDMQPSSQEEELNDSQASMSQASQGETRRSGRRKVKPVLPGEDPEAQGEKSLTKRRRSGEKPNNDSPDSTQSRVTRRSQQLSEEASSRERLRTRAQRDKSETSQTDSQGRAHKKIKLQNNSDESLDNPEPRRGRPRSTREQESSQTVLQSDSESQTQKKRGRPKKASSEINKEVAVKTKMRDSHEKEQSSQTDTQVVEQKEKDDDEVMNDSQLTTPSPHTGARSQDSEVGEQTEQADHELMNDSQIISSSPQTGTRSQDSEVVEQKEDHELKSDSQMITPSPQTDTRSQEFELVEQTKQDDHELKSDSQMISSSPQTGTRSQDSEVVEQKEKEDHELKRDSQMITPSPQTGTRSQEFELVEQTEEDAVKPKDSQILTSSQPDGQSLESELVEETKKEECSISVSTNEAQDGTDTTNELENESEVKGKPKTSDGVDDDLSQEDSEVITPVSSESQSRRRSGRSKAPAESEDKSDSQPSSGRGRRSTSKTSAVGQAEASIGGRTRRSKSTPGSTPESSQSLEVPGSSESSQGRGRYSKRKSSQALVPSLESSESESSQAKDISVMPKKRGRKPKASLPSPLAADCKIDGIDNNVAKDVVDDSQEEDTQIIEATAETVLDESQKSPNVPDSESFQDEAEPEEQPNRESPMEEEADAVVASEPVVTEKTEIDDKEGSDVSPGKKEQRDSPTKTDETSSQENDTEDVEVPEPVGSSNEQIEETVPPAEETLVSLDETTEEPQVSESPEDQAEDVSETGDSDKENEQADSDQEHPVVPVEAAPQDENQVEILNVTDEPSKEEEPSEQPTELSSEEDVAPPPENDEDNNQMMDEEETQADDAENDVFVNLNAAPTDLCDAPADCSGKDDFQDSPVRHKELEAVMGLDVGQSPSGGKTRGTWSPSASPSTSILKKGQKRPLEDETPSPLVKSRRVSFANPIQRQEMADDIDRRSPVIRTSSPRRSKVSGIPLPKYVTTPTKGLLILSPRNLRSPGSKSSKKCLISEMNQEPRPVPRDCIYPALVGCSAPVEAVLPQISSTLWSRGFGQLVRARNIKTVGDLSALTPHEIKTLPIRSPKISNVKKALKFYEQQRKGRGGDELKSLDELELMTSQLEETSAPQNQEDEDKTSGETLAMELVDEPVPADERSLQDVSEDQTPDMPTGEDEGPLHDDGLLSDVDALTCRMTPLELSRCSPLQLVHMHDQLGGLMSRVVGELQTRLCQTDGKT, encoded by the exons ATGATGGCGACGGCGGGGCCTCCGAGCAGCTCcagcctcctccctctgctggagTCTCTGGAGGACAGCTCTGCTGGACAGTCCGAGCACACAGACGCCTACCTCACCATCGCCAA TCGCCTCAGCGGAGAAGAAGCTCGCCAGTTTCTTCCTGCAATTGAAAAGCACTTTTCTCGTCTGGGTAAAACCATCTTG AACCACATCACCAGTCCGAACGCGGAGCTGAGCCAAGCCGCCCTGCAGGCGTTGGGGTTTTGCGTGTACCATTCTCAAGTAGTCTCCGGCGTGCCTG AAGACTTTGCAGCAGAAATACTGTCAGCACTTTGCTCCCTGGTGGTGAAGTCGACGGACAAGAACACGTGCACCAGAGCATTATGGGTCCTCTCCAAACAGAGCTTTCCTCCAGATGTGGTTTCCAAAAAA GTGCCGTCTATACTGGGAACGCTGGAAAGTGTGTGGAGCAGAGAAGACATCCAGTCTGTGGTAATGGAGCATGAAGCCTTGAACGTTATCATCAG GTTGCTGGAGCAGGTTACAGCTCCGATGGGCGATGGAGCAGTGCGGTGGGCGAAGCTGGTCATTCCTCTGGTCGTCCACTCCGCCTCCAAGGTGCGTCTACGGGCCGCGGCCGCCATGGAGATGGGGATGCCCCTGCTGCTGGAGAAACAGACGGAGGTGGCCGCTATCATCGAACCAATGATGTCAACG AAACTGATCCCAGAGCTGCAGAAGCTTTTCATGTCCAAGAATGAAACGAACGTCCTGAAGCTCTGGCCTTTGTTTGTGAAGCTGCTCGGGAAG ATGCTGCACAGAGGAGGTCCCTTCATCAACTCTCTGCTGcatctggaggagctgggatTCCGCAGCTCCTCCCCCACCATCAAGAAGATCGCCTTCATCGCCTGGAAAAGCCTCATAGACAACTTCTCCCTCAATCCAG ACATCCTGTGCAGTGCCAAACGTATCAAGCTCCTGATGCAGCCGCTCGCGTCCATCCACGTCAGGACAGAAGCTCTGCTGCTCACCAAGGTGGAGGTGTGGTGGTACCTGGTGGTGCAGCTGGGACCCAACCTGGCCCCGAACTTTGATCAG GTTTCTGTGCCTTTGCTCCAGTGCACCATCGGCTGTGACGGCTCCTCCGTCCCAGCCACTCCCTCTAGATCCGTCACTCAAAATGGTGCCGCTACACCTGGAACACCCAAAACCA CAGCTACCCCGGGCTTCAACAGTCCAGCCAACACGCCTCGAATGAGCCTGAACTCCACCGTCCAggtcccctcctccttcccctccatcCAGCTGCTCGGCCTGGAGATGCTGCTCCACTATTTTCTGGGACCGGAGACTGTTGCCACGGCGGCGAAAAGAAAACTCACCCTGAGTCTCG agccCCTGAACCACGCGCTCGTCTccggctcctcctccttcaccaaACACGCTGCTGTTCTCATCTCAACCCTCAGAGATGGATTCATAAGCGTCGGCAAAGACGCTCCAG ATGCTCTTTTGAACGTTTTATGGACGAATCTTGTGCGTTTTGTCAACATGACCATAGAGTCCG GAGGCAGTAAGAAGGACCGTCAGGGCTCTGAAGTTCTCACCCTGATGCTTCAGGCTCTGCAGAGCATCGTCACCTCAGAGAATCTGCCTGCAAACAAAGTCCTG GTTCTGCTGGAGGCCACAGTGAAGGGAGTTCCTCAGCGAGTTCTTGGCTCCGCCTCTTACCAAGTCGGCAAGATGGACGTGCTAAAT gGAACACCAGCTCTTTATCTCATCCTGCTCCTCTACAACAGCAGCATGCTCTCAGCCTACATCGAGGACAAGAG ATTCTTTCAGTGCCTTCAGACTCTGGTGGGCTGCGGCCTGTCGGGCCACACCTCCCCTCTGGCGTTTGCCGAGGCGGTGCTCGGGGCCATCGGAGGCAGCGCCAGGTCTCTGCAGAGCAAGGAGCAGCTGTGGAGGATGTGGAGCGTGATGGTCAGTCCGCTCACAGACACCATCACACAG TCTAATGAAGTGAACCAAGGTGACGCTCTGGAGCACAACTTCAGCGCCATGCACTCTGCGCTGCTCTTCCCCGTCACACACCTCCTACGTGGCTCCCCACTGCAGCAG GCGTCCCAGAAGTCGATGTTGTCCACGTGGTCCAAACTGTACAAGGTGTTCGCCCGCTGCTCGTCACTGGTGGTCACGGCCGAGGAGAACGTCTGCTGCGAGGAGCTCTGTGCGAAGATGACGGCTTCGATCGACAGAGACGCCCTGACG GTCCCGTCAACTTTAAATGCAGTTTCCAGCCTCCTCCAGGTGATGGTGGAGTGTGTGGACTTCTCTCCGTACTCTCCTCAGTTCCAGCAGAAGCTAAAGT ctcctcacacTCCTGTGAACtggatgagaaagaggagcaaGGCTCTGGGGAACTTGTCCACGTTTCAGTCCCTGCTGGTCCAGTGTCTGGAGGTTTATCTCCAGGCCCCCGACGCGTCGTCAGAGGCCACAGGAGTCTCGCTGGTCTCCATCTTGTCGGCTCTCTTCACCAATCTCGTCCTCGCCAATGTCGTCCAGGAGGCGCTCGCTTCTCTGGTTCAACCTCTCTCACTCCTCTACAAACACGCAGCCAGCGAGCCGCCCGCGTTCACATCGCTGCTCCTGACAAAG ctggagaagCTCCTTGGTGACGTCCTGGGCTGCGTTCAGAGCCGCTCTTCTTTGGCCTTCAACGACGAGCTgctggctctgctctctcctctgctgtgtgtgttgtttccacTCAAGAACAAGCAGCTTCGCACGTCGGTCACCCAGTTCTGGAACGCCACCTTCGCCAACTCGGTCAGCCTCACTTACCCCGAAGAGATCAG ACCGATCCTGAGCCAAGTGAAGCAGAAGATCCCGATCATTCTTCCCGGCTTTGAGGTCGTCACCGTCTCCGGAGATCTCAGTGGCCAATATTCC AGTGAGAGTTCCCAGTTGGAGACCAAGCTCAGCGGGATTCCCGTTTCGTCGGTGGGAAAGAGGGACACGCTGCTGGGGAAGGACAAGAGCTCCACCAAGATGTCCAAGCCAGTTTCT ACAAAGCTGGATTTTGGCTCTCCCAAGCCCCCCCGCAGAGAGGTCTTGGAGGAAGAGGCCTCCATTGACTTTGTCTTCATTCCTCCTGAGACGAAGGAGAGAGTTCTGACCGAGCACCAGAAGGAGGTGAAAAGGACTAAAAG GGCTGATATCCCGGCCATGTACAACAACCTCGACGCTTCTCTGGATACAACAGTTTTCACTCAGTACACTCAGAGCCAAGAGGACTCCTC GGAGAAACTGCAAACGGAACAAACTGACAAGGTCACCAAAGAGGCTCCTGACGAG gtTCCACAGGAAGATGATGCTGAAATTCCAGCAAGAGAGAGTGGAGACTGTTCCAGCccgaaagaaacagaaaaagagacgGAGAAGCATGAAGAAATGATCCCTGAGCCAGCAGATGTTTCCATGGAGGAAGATGCCAAGAGTGATACAGCAGAAGACATGGACATGCAGTCTAAAGAAGGCTCAAGTCCTAACATCTCTAGCTCCTCAGATCTGGTCTCGGGGACTCCTCAGAAACCCAACAGTCGCCGTCAGTCCTTTATCACTCTGGAGAAGTATGCTGAGGGAAAACCTGCCAGCCCCAGCAGCACATTCACAGGTCGCCTCGGAAAGTCCTCCAGTAGCCAAGAACGCTCCAAAACCAGCAAGGCATCTCCTTCCCAGGCCTCCCAGAGTCCAGACTCTCTGGATTCCCAAACCCCTGGGAAAGTGGACTCGCAGAATCCTGTTAACGATGCCACAGAGTCCCCTCGACGACCTAAAGACTCTGGGATTAAGAGTGAGCCTGTCAGGCTGACTGAGCGACTGCCCAGTGACACGACAGAGGACGAAGACGTTATCCCAGACACCCAAACGGACGCAGAGGATATGCAGCCGTCGAGTCAGGAAGAGGAATTGAACGATTCTCAGGCCTCTATGTCGCAGGCTTCTCAAGGTGAAACCAGACGCTCTGGGCGCCGCAAAGTCAAACCTGTGCTGCCCGGCGAGGACCCCGAAGCCCAGGGAGAAAAGTCCTTGACTAAAAGGAGACGTTCTGGGGAGAAGCCAAACAATGATTCTCCAGACTCGACACAAAGCAGAGTAACCAGGAGAAGTCAGCAGCTTTCTGAGGAAGCCAGTAGCAGAGAGAGATTACGAACGAGGGCTCAGAGGGACAAGAGCGAGACGAGCCAAACCGACTCTCAGGGTAGAGCCCACAAGAAGATCAAGCTGCAGAACAACTCAGATGAGTCCCTCGATAATCCTGAACCCAGGAGAGGAAGACCAAGAAGCACCAGAGAGCAGGAGTCCAGCCAAACTGTTCTGCAGTCCGACAGTGAAAGCCAGACACAGAAAAAGCGCGGCCGCCCTAAAAAAGCATCATCAGAGATTAACAAGGAGGTGGCTGTGAAGACAAAGATGAGGGATTCACATGAGAAAGAACAGTCGAGCCAAACTGACACACAGGTTGTAGAACAGAAGGaaaaggatgatgatgaagtaaTGAACGACTCTCAGCTGACCACTCCTTCTCCTCACACTGGTGCTAGATCCCAGGACTCTGAGGTTGGAGAACAAACTGAACAGGCAGACCATGAACTAATGAACGACTCTCAGATAATCAGCTCTTCCCCTCAAACTGGTACCAGATCCCAGGACTCTGAGGTTGTAGAACAGAAGGAGGATCACGAACTAAAGAGCGACTCTCAGATGATTACTCCTTCTCCTCAAACTGATACCAGGTCCCAAGAGTTTGAACTTGTagaacaaaccaaacaagaTGATCATGAACTAAAGAGCGACTCCCAGATGATCAGCTCTTCCCCTCAAACTGGTACCAGATCCCAGGACTCTGAGGTTGTAGAacagaaggaaaaggaggatcACGAACTAAAGAGGGACTCTCAGATGATTACTCCTTCTCCTCAAACTGGTACCAGATCCCAAGAGTTTGAACTTGTAGAACAAACCGAAGAAGATGCCGTTAAGCCAAAAGATTCTCAAATCCTAACCTCTTCTCAACCTGATGGCCAATCCCTGGAATCTGAGCTTGTAGAAGAGACCAAAAAGGAAGAGTGTTCGATATCCGTCTCAACCAACGAGGCCCAAGACGGAACCGACACGACAAACGAGTTGGAGAACGAATCGGAGGTCAAAGGCAAACCCAAGACCAGCGATGGCGTCGATGACGACCTTAGTCAAGAGGACTCTGAGGTGATCACACCTGTATCTTCTGAAAGCCAGTCTCGGCGTAGATCCGGAAGAAGCAAGGCTCCAGCGGAGTCCGAAGACAAAAGCGACAGTCAGCCTTCatcaggaagagggagaaggtcTACCTCAAAGACATCAGCTGTCGGTCAGGCAGAGGCCAGCATTGGAGGTAGAACCAGAAGAAGCAAATCAACTCCTGGCTCCACCCCGGAGAGTTCTCAGTCGTTAGAAGTTCCTGGATCTTCAGAGTCCTCCCAAGGCAGGGGCAGGTACTCCAAACGAAAGTCTTCCCAGGCGTTGGTTCCCAGTTTGGAGTCTTCAGAGTCTGAAAGCTCACAGGCCAAAGACATTTCTGTTATGCccaaaaagagagggaggaaaccGAAAGCTTCACTTCCCAGTCCTCTCGCCGCTGATTGTAAAATAGATGGAATTGATAACAATGTGGCGAAGGATGTTGTTGATGATTCTCAAGAAGAAGATACGCAAATCATAGAAGCCACAGCTGAAACCGTTTTAGATGAATCACAGAAAAGCCCAAATGTTCCAGATTCTGAATCATTCCAGGATGAAGCTGAACCGGAGGAGCAACCTAACCGAGAATCACCGATGGAGGAAGAGGCTGATGCTGTCGTGGCCTCAGAACCTGTCGTTACAGAGAAAACTGAGATCGACGACAAAGAGGGAAGTGATGTGTCCCCCGGCAAGAAAGAGCAAAGAGACTCTCCAACAAAAACTGATGAAACTTCTTCTCAAGAGAATGACACTGAGGACGTAGAAGTGCCTGAACCAGTTGGGAGCAGTAATGAGCAGATAGAGGAAACTGTGCCTCCTGCTGAGGAAACACTGGTGTCTCTGGATGAGACGACGGAGGAACCTCAG GTCTCAGAGTCTCCGGAGGACCAAGCTGAAGACGTTTCTGAAACTGGGGACAGtgataaagaaaatgaacaagCTGATTCAGACCAAGAACATCCAGTGGTCCCAGTGGAAGCTGCACCTCAGGATGAAAACCAGGTTGAGATTCTGAATGTCACAGATGAGCCTTCGAAGGAGGAGGAGCCATCGGAGCAGCCCACAGAGCTCAGCTCGGAGGAAGACGTCGCACCTCCACCGGAGAATGATGAAGACAACAACCAGATGATGGATGAAGAGGAAACTCAGGCGGACGACGCTGAGAACGATGTATTTGTTAATTTGAATGCAGCTCCGACTGATCTGTGCGACGCTCCAGCGGATTGTTCTGGTAAAGATGATTTTCAGGATTCTCCCGTGAGGcacaaggagctggaggctgtcATGGGCTTAGATGTTGGCCAGAGCCCCAGCGGTGGCAAGACCAGAGGAACCTGGTCTCCCTCGGCCTCCCCCTCCACCAGCATCCTGAAGAAGGGCCAGAAAAGACCACTGGAGGATGAGACCCCCTCGCCTCTCGTCAAA TCCAGACGTGTGTCTTTTGCGAATCCGATCCAGAGGCAGGAAATGGCCGACGACATTGATCGTCGCAGCCCCGTCATCAGAACCAGTTCTCCCAGAAGATCCAAAGTCAGCGGCATCCCTCTGCCCAAA TATGTCACGACTCCGACAAAGGGCTTGTTGATCCTGAGCCCCAGGAATCTGCGCAGTCCAGGTTCCAAGAGCTCCAAGAAATGCCTG ATTTCTGAAATGAACCAAGAGCCCCGTCCTGTCCCCAGAGACTGTATCTATCCGGCGCTGGTCGGCTGCTCTGCACCTGTAGAAGCTGTGCTGCCTCAGATCTCCTCCACCTTGTG GTCTCGGGGGTTCGGGCAGCTCGTTCGAGCCAGAAACATCAAAACGGTCGGCGACCTCAGCGCTTTAACGCCCCATGAGATCAAGACTCTGCCCATTCGCTCGCCGAAGATCTCCAACGTCAAGAAGGCACTTAAGTTTTACGAACAGCAG CGTAAAGGTCGAGGTGGCGACGAGTTGAAGAGTCTAGATGAACTGGAGTTGATGACGTCTCAACTGGAGGAGACCAGTGCTCCTCAAAACCAGGAGGACGAGGACAAGACCTCAGGCGAGACTCTCG CAATGGAGCTGGTGGACGAACCCGTTCCTGCAGATGAGAGGTCGCTCCAGGACGTCTCCGAGGATCAAACCCCCGACATGCCGACAGGAGAAGACGAAGGACCGCTTCACGATGACGGGCTCCTGTCGGACGTGGACGCCCTCACCTGCAGGATGACGCCACTTGAACTCAGTCGCTGCTCGCCGCTGCAGCTCGTCCACATGCACGATCAGCTGGGCGGCCTGATGAGCCGCGTGGTCGGCGAGCTGCAGACGCGCCTCTGCCAGACTGACGGCAAAACATGA